The genomic stretch cttcttcttcttgccgtCGTTGTTCTGGCTCTTGCTCTCCTCCTTGGCGTTAACCCGAATCCCGGGGTCCCGAGCGGCCATTCTTCCTCCATCAGGCGGGTCGCGCCGGGGTCGGAACCAGTCCGATGAGGTGGCAGCGGCGTCGGAGGCGTCCGCCGCGGCGCGGCAGCGCAGGAGGGAGTGGGAAGAGAAGCGGAGAAGAGGTGTGGATGGGGGCTTGGAGAGAAAGGAATTAGGGCTGGCGAGGGCCATGGTTAGGGTTTGAGAAATCCAACAGGAAGAAGAGAGAAGTCATCTCCTCCACTAACCCCTAACCCTCCCCCATCGGAGTTGCTCCTATGCTCCGATGAGAACGAGACGAGGTGGCGTCGCGGAGGGTAATGCACCCAACCAGATAACAGCATAAGGGGTTTCTTTTAAGCGGTTTAATGACCGTTCGTTTGTCGGCACTTGATCTGTGATCTTGATGAACGGAGATCCCTCACCGAAATGGAACCCCAGCGCAGCAAAGTGATAGCTTTCCGAAGGCGTCTGCTCTTACCCGATTGGCTACCCCTGCAACGACTGGCCTAGATACGCGTTAGCCCACCATGGGTCCCTTCCAAAAGTTGATAGTGCAGGAGCTGGAAACAGATTCGCAAATGGTTCGGACCAAACAGGCACCACCATGAGATCATGAATGACGCAAAACGTGGTATATTTTGCTTCCCGCACGTGTTTCTCCTACCATTTCTTGTCACGCGGCACAAGTGTTAGTTCGTGTTCTCACAGGCCAAACTTTCCGGGTCCACAGCTGGGTCCCACCAACAAGGGTTATACGAAAGTAGACGTGAACCCACAAATACCGCTTTTCACTATATTTACGTTTTTTTATAGTATCAAGAGTGTAATGACCATTTTTATTAGAATTTAGGGTCTTTTTTGTTATTGGATGCATTTTGTTTGGTTGCGTTTCGGCTTCAGCAACTCCAATTGTATGCACAATAGTAGTACAATTCTGAGGTTGAAAAATGTATATCAGTAGAGCTAATCGTAAAGCATCAACAATTGCCAAGAAAACAATGGAAAAATGTATATATACTGCAGCCAATTCAAACATTTGCAATCAAGTTCAACTACAAGCAAAACAAGGATGAACAGCGGCTGAGAGATCCACAACAGCGTCTCTCTAATGAACTAAAGTTAGGCAAATCTTTGCTGCAACATGTACAACGACAACAAAAGCAGCCACAGACCATGATCTCAGTAAAATCTTCACATGACAAAGCGCTTTGCTGTATTCTGGTGACGCTTTTCGTTCGTCCAGAGATCAGAGTCCATAGTTTCCAGGAGACACCCTGTTAAGTTGCCAGATTCAGGTGTTTGGCAGCAGGGAAACGTTTAGTTGAATTGGAAGATGAAAAGCCAAGAACAGAACTCACTGAATAATGGTTCCCTTTCTCTGTTTTAGACTGTCTGGAAGTGGACCTTGGAGATTGTTGTTCTGCAGATATCTTGACAAAGAATGAAATCTGTTAGTACAGGATGAGTCTGTGGTTTTGATAATCATGCAGAGTGAGAATTCCTTTACTTACAACTCTTGAAGTTTCGGAAGGTATCCTAGTGATGGAGAAACTGTTCCACTCAGCTGGTTGTTTTCCAAGTGCCTTCATTTGGCAAACAGGATTATCCAGGATAAGGAAGAAGACCCAAGTAATGAACTGAGGAAACAGGAAATGCTTTCTTGTTGGAGCTTACAGAGAAGCTAGATGTTTGAGTGAGCTCATGTCGGGTATAGGACCAGAGAGTTTGTTCCCTCCAAGCCAACTACAAGCACCACATTACTGTCATTCATCTCACTGTGTAGACCTCATTATACTGCAACACTAGTTTTGTTGCAGATGGAAGTGCATCTCTGACATCGTAAAAGCAATTGAAGAAGCTTACATGCTTGAGATTGCAGTTAACTTGGCTATGCTGCTAGGTAGTGATCCGGAGATCCCATAATTTGTCAGATTCCTGCAAGAAAACAATATCTTGTTGCTCAAAGGCCTCGTATCCAAACACAAAAGCGTTCATGCCCGGTGATGGTGTTTTGAGCTCACAGTGAGACTACTCGCATAATTTTCCCTCCGGAGCACGTCAAGCCAGTCCACGCACTCTGTCGAGGTAAACAAGGATCTCCACTCCAGTCTGACGGAGGGTTGTCAAAGCTTCTCGCCAACGCCTCCATTGCAATCACTGCACAGAACACGAAATGGAGAGAACGGATTAGATGAGAAAGATTTGTGTTTGTTCTTCAGCATTACAGAATCTCTTGATTACCATCTCTGGTGAGCGTTCTTCCACCCAGGGGGACTACCATGAAGAGTTCCCCTGCGTTGATCACTGGCCCAACAGGGGAACCCACGGCAGGGGTCAGCTTGATCTCTGTCAGCCCCGAAAGCGGCCAGTTGTCCCCGACGACCACGACACCGCCGGTGGAAACTTTGAGGCCGGAGTAGAAAGTCTTCCCGTTCACCAAAACATCGAATACTCTCCAGCTGAAAGGGCTCGGGCTCCGGTTGTCCTGGAAGTACAACGCCAGATAGTAGCTTGCGTTAGGTAGCGCCACTGCAGGCCACTGGATCGTAAGATTCTTGCCCCGGCTCGTCGTCAGTGCGTTTAGGAACGCCATTGCCGGCGGTAGATTCCAGAACTCGAACGACGTCACGTTCGTCTGGCTATCCACCACGGGGTTGGCATCCACGAATGGCTCCCAATACCGGTTGAATGGATCATCCGGATAGCTAGTTGACAATACTTATCATTTAGCATCTTCTACAGTCAAATTCTAATGAAAGATTGTTGCAGCAGAGCTACTCCAGCTTGTGTTCTCACGCAGTGATTGATGTAGCTCGATTACCTTGTGATTTGGCCGCCGTGACCGAACCGATGGCGAGCGACTGTGCTAAGTGCGTACATGGCGAAATCGGTGGAGTTGTACATGGAGCCTTCTAAGTGCTGCACCTCGAGAGCAGATATGAAAGGGCTCGACATGGTGTGCTCGTTCCTCGCCAAGCACACGCTCAGCGTCTTCCCCGGTGAAGCCATGATGATCTCGTAGTAAGACGCGAGGCCCTTCGCGTAGTTCTCCGACGTGTCGACGGTGCTCCATTTAGTGCCTCCCACTATCTGATCGAACACCGGTGGCTCGTTGCCTCCGTCGAAGCCCCCGTAGTAGTAGGTCGTTCGGATCAAATACTTTGCGCCTTTGGCTGCAGGGATCACGTAACAGTACTTCCGAGCGGATTTGTCAGGAAAGTAGCGTAGGGATGAAAGTACTGGAACAATGCCTGGAATGTTTAGATCGGTTGCATTCCCAACTTTGACGAAGCTATCATCGGTGATCCACTCGATGCCTCCAATGTTCTCCACGTTCTTGGAACCGCAGTTTATGCTGAAACCTTCATCACAACAACATAACCATTTACAAAGAACTGAGAAATGAACAAATTGACCATGAGTTATATTGATTACCTCTGTGAGGGGAAAGAGAAGCTTGGAGGGAAGGAGGGAGGCTGATcaggaggaagacgaggaggaaggagagaggcGACATGAGGCAAAGGTTGGAGGGGATGAATGCATGAGCAGAAATGAAGGCAGTAGGAAGGAAACAACGATGATGCAGTTTGGTGGTTCAGAGTCGTAGAGAATGGACACAAGAGGTATGCAATAAAGCTGGATACGTTTCTTGAAGACATGGCAGCATTTATTCCTTTCTTCTATGCTTATTAATGTGATTCAGCACTATGTTAGTGGCAGGCCTGCACTCATGTTAAGTGTCTTCCATTTGACGTGCCCGGGTGACTCGCTGTGTCATTGAGAGCGGGTTGAGCAACGTGGAATGCCGTCACTGCATGCCGTTTGTTCCGGCGGCCTCCGCCGCGGGGGGTCTTCGTCCTCGACCTCGCTGGCGACAGCCCATGAGTTACCTTCTCCAGCCCATGACCCTACAGAAAACAGAGCGAGGAGAAGAGACAAACGGGTGTGCCGTTCCATGAGGTCATAAGGACGGCAGAGCCGGTCGAGGTCTTTCCGTACTCGAACATGTTTAATTAGGATTGAGATTAATTATATCATAGAAAACTTTTAATTATTAATGTCCATTTAAGTTAAATTAAGATGGCTATAAATCGGATTTATGATAGCGGTTGATTTGGGTGAAATCTACGGGTCGTGACGCGGTACCATTACCGCTTGTTGCGTCTCCGAATATCCGATACCCGGAAGCATCACCTGCTTTTTCAGACTGCACTATAGGTGGCACCCACAGCCATATCTCCAATCACCAAATGGGTAAGTGTTTCTTTTGTTAAAAGGAGAAGCGGGCCGCGTATTTAAAATATGGAAACGAAAAGGGCGGGCGCCACCCGTCTCATCCAGGAGTGAGAGAGCGCCTCCCTATGCATATATGATGCCACGATGTTGGAACGGGAAGATGTgaacttcccctctccacctgctCTCCTCTTCCCTTGCCCCCTCTCTAGAGCTCCGGACGCCCACAAGTCTCTACCGTTGGAGGCTTGAGCTCGGATCTGCAGAGGGAGGAAGGAAGCGGCCGTCGTGTCGACTGGCTCACAGAAGTGTTCTTGGTGTGGGCGGAGTGTGGCTACATCCTCGGGATTTCCGCCGTAGGCCTCCTCTTTTTCCGTCTCTTTCTTGGTAATCCCTTCCGTCTTGCTTGTCCTATTCCAGCGACGCTTCGGTGGTGTGATTTATCGTAATTTTCCTCTTTGTTGTCGCTTTCATTTCTTCGGAGAATCACATTAAATTTGCTTTTTGATTTGTATTGCACGGCTAAAACTAGAATTGGCGGCGAATCGTCTCCGATCATGTCCAAGAACCAGAAGCCCCGAAGGAATTAACCGGATTTTATCACTGTTCGGTTTTCGGATCACTTTTTCTCTCTGAGAAATCCACTAGCTGAAGATCTTTAGTTGCAGTTGCTGGGGTAAGAggagtaatgcat from Musa acuminata AAA Group cultivar baxijiao chromosome BXJ1-3, Cavendish_Baxijiao_AAA, whole genome shotgun sequence encodes the following:
- the LOC135636651 gene encoding putative leucine-rich repeat receptor-like serine/threonine-protein kinase At2g14440 gives rise to the protein MSPLSFLLVFLLISLPPSLQASLSPHRGFSINCGSKNVENIGGIEWITDDSFVKVGNATDLNIPGIVPVLSSLRYFPDKSARKYCYVIPAAKGAKYLIRTTYYYGGFDGGNEPPVFDQIVGGTKWSTVDTSENYAKGLASYYEIIMASPGKTLSVCLARNEHTMSSPFISALEVQHLEGSMYNSTDFAMYALSTVARHRFGHGGQITSYPDDPFNRYWEPFVDANPVVDSQTNVTSFEFWNLPPAMAFLNALTTSRGKNLTIQWPAVALPNASYYLALYFQDNRSPSPFSWRVFDVLVNGKTFYSGLKVSTGGVVVVGDNWPLSGLTEIKLTPAVGSPVGPVINAGELFMVVPLGGRTLTRDVIAMEALARSFDNPPSDWSGDPCLPRQSAWTGLTCSGGKIMRVVSLNLTNYGISGSLPSSIAKLTAISSIWLGGNKLSGPIPDMSSLKHLASLHLENNQLSGTVSPSLGYLPKLQELYLQNNNLQGPLPDSLKQRKGTIIQVSPGNYGL